From a single Lolium rigidum isolate FL_2022 chromosome 7, APGP_CSIRO_Lrig_0.1, whole genome shotgun sequence genomic region:
- the LOC124674456 gene encoding LOW QUALITY PROTEIN: probable E3 ubiquitin-protein ligase ARI7 (The sequence of the model RefSeq protein was modified relative to this genomic sequence to represent the inferred CDS: inserted 1 base in 1 codon), with translation MDSEDDMHDANDSADDDFYSGGEAGLAASDDGDADYDFADHDSDDSAELLSHRQQQSYCILSDAGIKQRQGDDINRVSTVLSISKSEACALLRSYNWSVSKVHDEWFADEERVRKVVGFPEKRIEMPNDRELTCGICFESCPRASMSAAACGHPFCSACWRGYISTAINDGPGCLMLRCPDPSCAAAVGQNMINSLANEEDKEKYGRYLRRSYIEDNRKTKWCPAPGCEYAVEFVVGSGSYDVNCNCSYGFCWNCTEEAHRPVDCATVSKWILKNSAESENMNWILANSKPCPKCKRPIEKNQGCMHITCTPPCKFEFCWLCLGSWSEHGERTGGFYACNRYEAARQEGAYDESERRREMAKNSLERYTHYYERWAANQSSRHKALGDLQSLQNDKLEKLSDIQSQPESQLKFIIEAWLQIVECRRVLKWTYAYGYYLPEHEHAKRQFFEYLQGEAESGLERLHQCAEKELQIFLEADXPSKDFNDFRTKLAGLTSVTRNYFENLVRALETGLNDVGPSTSQSMSTKNTTSKNLGGKSKTGKNKAASSKSGSSSRGVDDSNIWTCDQCTYVNPKSAKTCQACDQQHR, from the exons atGGACTCCGAGGATGATATGCACGACGCCAACGACTCCGCGGATGACGACTTCTACAGCGGCGGGGAGGCTGGCCTCGCCgccagcgacgacggcgacgccgactACGACTTCGCGGACCACGACTCGGACGACTCCGCCGAGCTCCTCTCCCACCGGCAGCAG CAAAGTTACTGCATATTGAGTGATGCTGGTATAAAGCAGCGTCAAGGGGATGACATAAACAGGGTTTCAACTGTTCTTTCCATTTCAAAGTCGGAAGCATGTGCCCTCCTTCGCAGCTATAATTG GAGTGTTAGTAAGGTGCACGATGAATGGTTCGCTGATGAAGAGCGTGTTCGTAAGGTTGTTGGTTTTCCAGAAAAGCGCATTGAAATGCCAAATGACAGAGAA CTGACATGTGGAATTTGTTTCGAAAGTTGCCCTCGTGCATCAATGAGTGCTGCCGCATGTGGACATCCTTTCTGTAGTGCATGCTGGAGAG GTTACATTAGCACTGCTATAAATGATGGTCCAGGATGTCTGATGCTGAGATGTCCTGATCCGTCCTGTGCTGCCGCGGTTGGGCAAAATATGATCAATTCCCTGGCTAATGAAGAGGATAAGGAAAAGTATGGGCGATATCTTCGCAGATCTTACATCGAAGATAATCGAAAG ACAAAGTGGTGCCCTGCTCCTGGATGTGAATATGCAGTAGAATTCGTTGTGGGCAGTGGTAGTTATGATGTTAATTGCAACTGTTCATATGGGTTCTGTTGGAAT TGCACTGAGGAAGCTCATCGTCCAGTAGACTGTGCTACTGTTTCAAAGTGGATCCTCAAGAACAGCGCGGAGTCCGAGAATATGAACTG GATACTGGCTAATTCAAAGCCTTGCCCTAAGTGTAAGCGGCCTATTGAGAAAAACCAGGGATGCATGCACATTACATGCACACCTCCATGTAAATTTGAGTTCTGCTG GCTCTGTCTTGGATCATGGTCGGAGCATGGCGAGAGGACCGGTGGATTTTATGCTTGTAACCGTTATGAAGCAGCAAGACAAGAAGGAGCG TATGATGAATCTGAAAGGAGAAGAGAAATGGCGAAAAACTCACTTGAGAGATACACACATTATTACGAACGATGGGCAGCCAATCAGTCA TCAAGGCACAAGGCATTAGGCGACCTTCAGAGCCTGCAGAATGACAAG CTTGAGAAGTTAAGTGATATACAAAGCCAACCTGAGTCACAGCTCAAGTTCATCATAGAGGCATGGCTACAG ATTGTCGAATGTAGGAGGGTATTGAAGTGGACATATGCCTATGGTTATTACCTCCCAGAGCATGAACATGCCAAAAGACAGTTTTTTGAATATTTGCAAG GTGAGGCGGAATCAGGTTTGGAGCGGTTGCATCAATGTGCAGAGAAAGAACTTCAAATATTCCTTGAAGCAG TCCCCTCAAAAGATTTTAATGACTTCCGTACAAAGTTGGCTGGATTAACTAG CGTGACCCGCAATTATTTTGAGAATCTAGTCCGGGCTTTGGAGACTGGATTAAATGACGTTGGACCTTCTACTAGCCAAAGCATGAGCACAAAGAATACTACTTCTAAGAACCTTGGTGGTAAGAGTAAAACTGGCAAGAACAAGGCTGCCAGCTCCAAGTCAGGCAGCTCCAGCCGTGGTGTGGATGATAGCAACATTTGGACTTGTGATCAGTGTACATATGTAAACcccaaatctgccaagacttgccaGGCTTGTGACCAACAACATCGATAG